In the Gossypium raimondii isolate GPD5lz chromosome 9, ASM2569854v1, whole genome shotgun sequence genome, one interval contains:
- the LOC105799719 gene encoding embryonic protein DC-8, whose amino-acid sequence MATRQEKERRAEAAARQAADDLRDINSGREYEERVVYKEELDRSSQQQQQRLPEESFAYKEEWGRETSPQQQQQRPGVIGTVLRAVQGTYEHAKEAVVGKSHEREGVYGGGGKTWGTTDEGDNAKEFAERAKDTTMEKAGEYKDYASEKAYQSADKAKQMKDTTKEKAAEYTDYAAQKAKETKNSAAQRTKETKDTVTGKASEYTDYAAQKAKDAKDTTAKKASEYTDYAAQQTKGAKDATTGKATEYKDYTAEKAKEARDTTAQKASEYTDYAAQKAKDAKDTTAQKASEYTGYAAQKTKDAKDATMGKATEYKDYTAHKAKEARDTTSQKASEYTDYAAQKAKDAKDAAIGKATEYKDYAAEKAKGAKDTAAQKASELTDYAAQKAKEAKDTTMEKATEYKDYAAEKAKEAKDVTAEKTKQGTEYATEKAKEGKDTTVSKLGELKDSAADAAKRAMDFLTGKTEETKQKASETAQNTRETLSETTESARQKMEEMKLRGDEGRRKTYDDDVKRQGREGHSETIVIKVEESPAGAVDATVRSSDETFNDVGRVGEEGVIRDRSSKTKM is encoded by the exons ATGGCGACGAGGCAAGAGAAGGAGCGAAGAGCGGAGGCGGCGGCTAGACAAGCCGCGGATGATCTTAGGGATATTAACAGTGGAAGAGAATATGAAGAGAGAGTTGTTTATAAGGAGGAATTGGATCGATCGTcacagcaacaacaacaaaggTTGCCTGAAGAAAGTTTTGCGTATAAGGAGGAATGGGGAAGGGAAACTTCACCCCAGCAACAGCAACAGAGGCCTGGAGTTATTGGAACCGTGTTGAGGGCTGTGCAAGGTACTTACGAGCATGCAAAAGAAGCTGTGGTCGGTAAGAGCCATGAGAGGGAAGGAGTTTACGGAGGTGGAGGGAAGACATGGGGGACTACTGATGAAGGTGATAATGCGAAGGAGTTTGCTGAGAGGGCAAAGGACACTACCATGGAAAAGGCTGGTGAGTACAAAGACTATGCATCTGAGAAAGCATACCAGAGTGCTGATAAGGCCAAACAGATGAAGGATACTACGAAGGAAAAGGCTGCTGAATATACAGATTACGCCGCTCAGAAGGCAAAGGAGACGAAAAACTCAGCAGCCCAGCGgacaaaagaaaccaaagaCACTGTAACAGGTAAAGCTTCTGAGTATACAGATTATGCTGCCCAGAAAGCTAAGGACGCAAAGGACACCACAGCAAAAAAGGCTTCCGAGTATACAGACTATGCAGCACAGCAAACTAAGGGTGCAAAGGATGCTACAACGGGGAAAGCGACTGAATATAAGGATTATACAGCCGAGAAAGCCAAGGAGGCAAGAGATACCACAGCCCAAAAGGCTTCTGAGTATACAGATTATGCTGCCCAGAAAGCTAAGGACGCAAAAGACACCACTGCACAGAAGGCTTCCGAGTATACAGGCTATGCAGCACAGAAAACTAAGGATGCAAAGGATGCTACAATGGGGAAAGCGACTGAATATAAGGATTATACAGCCCACAAAGCCAAGGAGGCAAGAGATACTACATCCCAAAAGGCTTCTGAGTATACAGATTATGCAGCACAGAAAGCTAAGGATGCAAAGGATGCTGCAATTGGAAAAGCGACTGAATATAAGGACTATGCAGCTGAGAAAGCCAAGGGAGCAAAGGATACGGCAGCGCAGAAGGCTTCCGAGTTGACAGACTACGCAGCGCAGAAAGCTAAGGAAGCAAAAGATACTACAATGGAAAAAGCGACCGAGTATAAAGACTATGCAGCTGAAAAAGCGAAGGAAGCGAAGGACGTGACAGCTGAGAAGACAAAACAGGGGACGGAATATGCAACGGAGAAAGCGAAGGAAGGTAAGGATACAACAGTTAGTAAGCTTGGAGAGTTGAAAGATTCAGCTGCAGACGCTGCTAAGAGGGCTATGGATTTCCTCACTGGGAAGACGGAAGAAACGAAGCAGAAGGCATCCGAGACTGCACAGAACACCAGG GAAACATTGAGTGAAACGACGGAGTCAGCTAGACAGAAGATGGAAGAGATGAAGCTGAGAGGTGATGAAGGTAGAAGGAAGACTTACGATGATGATGTGAAACGCCAAGGTCGCGAAGGGCATTCAGAGACGATAGTGATTAAGGTTGAAGAATCCCCGGCAGGAGCCGTTGATGCTACCGTGAGATCATCTGATGAAACATTCAATGA
- the LOC105799720 gene encoding probable glycosyltransferase At5g03795 — MGRDGNKSCFACCFSTPTTSSSSSSSSSAIKLLFFIVPLILVSFIVFVLVPRNSTWALIYSLPPSTSAVAAAANSSEKLGAAVYAESSQQVLDLPSRVVKTVDVGGSSGEATLSDSDEVAVNRSASPQLSAVEAVTKFQELNETKEYSSLNTSITDSDNLNITINGTPNNATTSSNETIALPLKHNRQVRTKLDKVEAGLQRARSAIREAKNGSQLRDPDYVPVGPMYWDAKAFHRSYLEMEKQFKVFVYKEGEPPVFHDGPCKSIYSMEGNFIYKLDVDTKFQTKDPQKAHVFYLPFSVAKMVRFVYSRDSRDFSPIRRTVVDYINLVAQKYPYWNRSHGTDHFMLACHDWGPEASFSLPYLEKNSIRALCNANTSERFNPVKDVSIPEINLITDKLTGLMGGPSASRRQILAFFAGGVHGPIRPVLLEHWEDKDEDIKVHKYLPRGVNYYDMMRNSKYCICPSGYEVASPRIVEALYNGCVPVLISKSYVAPFSDVLRWKSFSVTVSVDDIPKLKEILMNISTRQYIRMQRRVLQVRRHFEFNSPPKRYDVFHMILHSVWLRRLNVRITDDHGVVAN; from the exons ATGGGTAGGGATGGGAATAAAAGTTGCTTTGCATGTTGCTTTTCAACACCCacaacttcttcttcttcttcttcttcttcatcggCAATCAAGCTTTTGTTCTTTATAGTTCCCTTGATTCTGGTATCATTCATTGTGTTTGTTTTAGTACCAAGAAACTCAACTTGGGCTTTGATTTATAGCCTCCCTCCTTCTACCTCTGCGGTGGCGGCGGCGGCAAATAGCAGCGAGAAGCTCGGTGCAGCTGTGTATGCTGAAAGCAGCCAACAAGTATTGGATTTGCCTTCCAGGGTGGTCAAGACGGTGGATGTTGGAGGCAGCTCGGGAGAAGCGACACTGTCTGACTCAGATGAGGTTGCTGTTAATCGCTCAGCTTCACCCCAACTCTCTGCTGTTGAAGCAGTCACCAAATTTCAAGAATTA AACGAAACAAAGGAGTATAGTAGCTTAAACACCTCAATTACCGACTCAGATAACTTAAACATTACCATTAATGGGACCCCAAATAATGCTACAACATCCTCGAATGAAACCATAGCTCTTCCCTTAAAGCACAACAGACAAGTTCGAACCAAATTGGACAAGGTTGAAGCTGGTCTACAAAGAGCTCGATCGGCCATAAGAGAAGCTAAAAATGGGAGTCAATTACGGGATCCTGACTATGTCCCAGTAGGTCCTATGTACTGGGATGCAAAGGCCTTTCACAG GAGCTACCTGGAAATGGAGAAACAATTCAAGGTGTTTGTTTACAAAGAAGGGGAACCTCCTGTGTTTCATGACGGTCCCTGCAAGAGCATATATTCCATGGAAGGAAATTTCATTTATAAGTTGGATGTTGATACCAAATTTCAAACTAAAGATCCCCAGAAAGCTCATGTCTTTTACCTTCCATTCAGTGTAGCAAAGATGGTCCGATTCGTTTATTCACGGGACTCGCGTGATTTTAGTCCCATACGAAGGACAGTGGTGGACTACATCAATCTTGTTGCTCAGAAATACCCTTACTGGAATCGGAGCCACGGCACGGATCATTTCATGCTCGCATGTCATGATTGG GGGCCAGAAGCTAGCTTCTCACTTCCTTACCTAGAAAAGAACTCCATTCGAGCTCTATGCAACGCCAACACTTCTGAAAGATTCAACCCCGTCAAGGATGTTTCGATTCCAGAAATCAATCTTATAACTGATAAATTAACCGGTTTGATGGGTGGACCATCAGCTTCTCGGCGTCAAATCTTGGCCTTCTTTGCAGGAGGGGTTCATGGTCCGATAAGACCGGTCTTACTCGAGCATTGGGAAGACAAGGATGAAGACATTAAGGTACATAAATACCTACCAAGAGGTGTCAATTACTACGATATGATGAGAAATAGCAAGTATTGCATTTGTCCAAGCGGTTACGAAGTTGCAAGCCCGAGGATTGTGGAGGCGTTGTACAATGGATGTGTTCCAGTGCTCATATCTAAAAGTTACGTGGCACCATTTAGCGATGTTCTACGATGGAAGTCGTTTTCGGTGACGGTGTCAGTGGATGACATCCCGAAACTGAAGGAAATATTAATGAATATATCGACAAGGCAATACATAAGAATGCAGAGGAGAGTGTTGCAAGTCAGAAGGCATTTCGAGTTCAATTCTCCGCCTAAGCGATACGATGTGTTTCACATGATCCTACACTCGGTTTGGCTTAGAAGACTCAACGTTAGGATCACCGATGACCATGGAGTCGTGGCTAATTGA
- the LOC105799721 gene encoding threonine dehydratase biosynthetic, chloroplastic, with amino-acid sequence MEAFRLSPPQPLLLRHKERVPQTPFVGPPITKKCNLPLIRVAASKPTAEISSPTVTYRETDVVSSRFTAVPSVPRKEVPANSLQYPSGYLGASPERSVDEGNHDVINAMGYLTNILSSKVYDVAVESPLQLATKLSERLGNQIWLKREDLQPVFSFKLRGAYNMMAKLPKEQLERGVICSSAGNHAQGVALSARRLGCNAVIAMPVTTPEIKWQSVERLGATVVLIGDSYDEAQAYAKKRAKEEGRTFIPPFDHPDVIIGQGTVGMEIVRQMQSPLHAIFVPVGGGGLIAGIAAYVKRVSPEVKIIGVEPFDANAMALSLHHGERVMLEKVGGFADGVAVKEVGEETFSICRELVDGVVLVSRDAICASIKDMFEEKRSILEPAGALALAGAEAYCKYYGIKGKNVAAITSGANMNFDKLRVVTELANVGRQQEAVLATVLPEEPGSFKQFCEMMGPMNITEFKYRCTADKAVVLYSVGVHSVSELEAMKQRMESSQLRTYNLTASDLVKDHLRYLMGGRSDVENEVLCRFIFPERPGALMKFLDTFSPRWNISLFHYRGQGETGANVLVGIQVSKSEEDEFIHRADSLGYEYVLVNDDENFQLLMH; translated from the exons ATGGAGGCTTTCCGCCTCTCACCACCTCAGCCGCTACTACTCCGCCACAAAGAGAGGGTCCCTCAGACACCCTTTGTTGGGCCCCCCATTACGAAGAAATGTAACCTGCCTTTGATCAGAGTCGCTGCGTCTAAACCGACAGCTGAGATCTCTTCTCCCACCGTTACTTATCGCGAAACCGATGTCGTTTCGTCGAGGTTTACAGCCGTTCCTTCCGTGCCGCGTAAGGAGGTGCCTGCTAATTCCCTGCAGTATCCGTCTGGATACTTAGGTGCGTCACCGGAACGCTCGGTGGATGAAGGAAACCACGACGTAATCAATGCGATGGGTTATTTAACCAATATCTTGTCGTCTAAGGTTTACGATGTGGCGGTAGAGTCCCCATTACAGTTGGCGACTAAGCTCTCTGAACGATTGGGCAATCAAATTTGGCTCAAGAGAGAAGATTTACAGCCT GTTTTCTCTTTTAAGCTTCGTGGAGCTTATAATATGATGGCAAAGCTTCCAAAGGAGCAGCTAGAAAGAGGGGTTATTTGCTCATCAGCAGGAAATCATGCCCAAGGGGTTGCATTGTCTGCCAGGAGACTTGGTTGCAATGCTGTAATTGCTATGCCTGTTACCACACCAGAAATTAAG TGGCAATCTGTAGAGAGGTTGGGTGCAACTGTTGTTCTCATTGGAGATTCTTATGATGAGGCACAAGCATATGCTAAAAAACGGGCTAAAGAGGAAGGTCGCACCTTTATACCCCCGTTTGATCACCCAGACGTTATCATTGGGCAAGGCACTGTTGGGATGGAGATTGTGCGCCAAATGCAGAGCCCATTGCATGCAATCTTTGTACCTGTTGGTGGTGGTGGGCTTATAGCTGGCATTGCTGCATATGTAAAGAGGGTTTCCCCGGAG GTGAAAATTATTGGAGTGGAGCCTTTTGATGCAAATGCAATGGCATTGTCACTGCATCATGGTGAAAGAGTGATGTTGGAGAAGGTTGGAGGTTTTGCTGATGGAGTAGCTGTTAAGGAGGTTGGCGAAGAAACCTTCAGCATATGTAGAGAACTGGTGGATGGTGTCGTTCTTGTTAGCCGTGATGCTATTTGTGCCTCTATAAAG GATATGTTTGAAGAGAAGAGAAGCATTCTTGAGCCAGCAGGTGCCCTAGCCCTTGCAGGAGCTGAAGCATATTGCAAATATTACGGCATTAAGGGGAAGAATGTTGCAGCAATAACTAGTGGTGCAAACATGAATTTTGATAAGCTTAGAGTGGTTACTGAACTGGCTAATGTGGGTAGACAACAGGAGGCAGTGCTTGCAACTGTTTTGCCAGAGGAACCTGGAAGTTTCAAGCAATTTTGTGAAATG ATGGGGCCTATGAATATCACTGAGTTCAAATATAGATGTACTGCTGATAAAGCTGTTGTTTTGTACAG TGTTGGTGTTCACTCAGTTTCTGAACTTGAAGCAATGAAGCAGAGGATGGAATCTTCTCAACTTAGAACTTACAATCTTACAGCAAGTGATTTGGTTAAAGATCACCTGCGGTATTTG ATGGGAGGCAGATCGGATGTTGAAAATGAGGTTCTGTGCCGGTTTATTTTCCCAGAGAGGCCTGGCGCTTTGATGAAGTTCTTAGACACATTTAGTCCACGCTGGAATATTAGTTTGTTCCATTATCGTGGTCAG GGCGAAACAGGAGCAAATGTTTTGGTTGGAATCCAAGTCTCAAAGAGTGAGGAGGATGAGTTTATCCATCGTGCTGATAGCCTCGGATATGAATATGTACTGGTAAATGATGACGAGAACTTTCAACTTTTGATGCACTAG